Proteins found in one Alicyclobacillus cycloheptanicus genomic segment:
- the rimP gene encoding ribosome maturation factor RimP, with product MPKERVVDIVEQLTLPILQACDVELVDIEYKKEGGSWFLRVFIDKPGGVDIDDCSRVSEQLSERLDEVDPIPTAYFLEVSSPGAERPLKKPADFERAVGMYVHISLYEPLAGHKSFEGILAAYDEQQATVEFREKGVVKRVEIPVDAIAAARLAIEF from the coding sequence GTGCCGAAGGAGCGCGTGGTCGACATCGTAGAACAGCTGACACTTCCAATCCTTCAAGCATGTGACGTGGAACTCGTCGACATCGAATATAAGAAGGAAGGCGGAAGTTGGTTCTTGCGCGTGTTCATTGACAAACCGGGCGGTGTGGACATTGACGATTGCAGCCGGGTCAGCGAACAGTTGTCCGAGCGCCTGGATGAGGTAGACCCAATCCCCACCGCCTACTTTCTCGAAGTGTCTTCGCCGGGCGCGGAGCGTCCGCTGAAGAAACCAGCGGACTTTGAGCGCGCAGTGGGTATGTACGTGCACATTTCCCTGTACGAACCGCTGGCGGGGCACAAGTCGTTTGAAGGCATCCTGGCTGCGTATGACGAACAGCAGGCAACGGTGGAGTTCCGGGAGAAGGGCGTCGTCAAGCGCGTCGAGATCCCGGTGGACGCCATCGCCGCTGCCCGATTGGCGATCGAATTCTGA
- the typA gene encoding translational GTPase TypA — protein sequence MTQSHVDRLRNVAIVAHVDHGKTTLVDQLLRQSGLFRNNQQLQERAMDSGELERERGITILAKTTAIPYRDRKINIVDTPGHADFSGEVERIVKMVDGVLLVVDAFEGVMPQTKFVLQKALAQGLAPIVVVNKMDRDNARPSEVVDEVLDLFIELDASEEQCDFPVVYTSGVRGTASLDPADLGTNMEPLFEAIVKHIPAPLVDVDAPLQWQSTMLEYNEFLGRIGIGRVVRGRIRVGDTVAILGRDGSSRKSRITKLYGFEGLRRVDTEEASAGDIVALAGLGDITVGDTVADAMNPEALPAPAIDEPTLQMSFLVNNSPLAGREGTYVTSRKLRERLYAEMESDVSLRVEDTEDADTFLVSSRGELHLSILIERMRREGYEMQVSKPRVIVKEINGQKMEPVERLVADVPDDAVGAVIEALGVRRGELREMTPYPSGGSTKLEFAVPARGLIGFRNEFLTMTRGYGTMHQSFLGYEPWKGDVQTRRQGVIVASEGGVATAYSLQNLEDRGVFFITPGTVVYEGMIVGEHARENDLTVNVVKAKHMSNVRSATKEETTRLKAPRNLSLEQAISYIEDDELVEITPQNFRLRKRKLNKSEREKSAKQSVQV from the coding sequence ATGACCCAATCACATGTAGACCGGTTGCGCAACGTCGCGATTGTCGCACACGTTGACCACGGAAAAACCACCCTGGTTGACCAGTTGTTGCGCCAATCCGGCCTCTTTCGAAACAATCAGCAGCTGCAGGAACGCGCCATGGACTCCGGAGAACTGGAACGTGAGCGCGGCATCACGATTTTGGCAAAGACAACCGCGATTCCCTACCGGGATCGGAAAATCAATATCGTTGACACCCCCGGCCACGCAGACTTCAGCGGTGAAGTCGAACGGATTGTGAAGATGGTGGATGGCGTACTGTTGGTCGTCGACGCGTTTGAGGGCGTCATGCCGCAGACAAAGTTCGTCTTGCAGAAGGCGCTCGCGCAGGGCTTGGCGCCGATTGTCGTGGTCAATAAGATGGATCGCGATAACGCCCGGCCGTCTGAAGTGGTCGACGAGGTCCTCGACCTGTTCATCGAACTGGATGCGAGCGAAGAACAATGCGACTTCCCGGTCGTATACACGTCTGGCGTTCGAGGTACTGCATCGCTTGACCCGGCCGACCTTGGCACCAATATGGAGCCCTTGTTTGAAGCGATTGTGAAGCACATCCCAGCGCCGCTGGTCGATGTCGATGCGCCGCTGCAGTGGCAGTCGACCATGCTGGAGTACAACGAGTTCCTCGGCCGTATTGGCATTGGGCGCGTGGTTCGTGGCCGCATCCGGGTCGGGGACACCGTCGCGATCCTCGGGCGGGACGGATCTTCGCGCAAGTCGCGGATCACCAAGCTGTACGGCTTCGAGGGCCTGCGCCGGGTCGATACCGAAGAGGCTTCAGCTGGCGATATCGTCGCCTTGGCGGGACTCGGAGACATCACGGTCGGTGACACGGTGGCAGACGCCATGAATCCAGAGGCTTTGCCCGCGCCCGCGATCGACGAACCCACGCTGCAGATGAGCTTCCTCGTGAATAACAGCCCGCTGGCTGGCCGCGAAGGAACCTATGTCACATCACGGAAGCTCCGCGAACGCTTGTACGCCGAAATGGAATCGGACGTGAGCCTGCGGGTCGAAGACACGGAGGACGCGGACACGTTCCTCGTCTCCAGCCGCGGTGAATTGCACTTGTCGATTTTGATTGAACGGATGCGGCGCGAAGGCTACGAAATGCAAGTCTCGAAACCGCGCGTCATTGTCAAGGAAATCAATGGACAAAAAATGGAGCCCGTTGAGCGGTTGGTCGCAGACGTACCGGATGATGCGGTGGGCGCAGTGATTGAAGCGCTTGGCGTGCGCCGCGGTGAATTGCGGGAAATGACGCCGTACCCAAGCGGCGGTTCCACCAAGCTCGAATTTGCGGTGCCGGCACGCGGACTGATCGGTTTTCGGAATGAGTTTCTGACGATGACCCGCGGATACGGTACAATGCACCAGTCATTCCTTGGCTATGAGCCTTGGAAAGGGGACGTGCAGACGCGGCGGCAGGGCGTGATTGTCGCCAGTGAAGGCGGCGTTGCCACCGCGTACAGCCTGCAAAACTTGGAAGACCGCGGCGTGTTCTTCATCACCCCGGGCACCGTCGTGTATGAGGGCATGATTGTCGGTGAGCACGCACGTGAAAATGACCTGACCGTGAACGTGGTCAAGGCGAAGCACATGTCGAACGTTCGCTCCGCCACCAAAGAAGAGACCACCCGCCTAAAGGCCCCGCGGAACCTGTCGCTGGAGCAGGCGATTTCTTATATCGAGGACGATGAACTGGTGGAAATCACACCGCAGAACTTCCGCTTGCGCAAGCGCAAACTCAACAAGTCGGAGCGCGAGAAGTCGGCGAAACAATCGGTTCAGGTGTAA
- a CDS encoding IS1380 family transposase yields the protein MALIGLLLEKTRIGERLNQTRLDGMGTPEISNWDIAHAYIGLLCQGKTDFDHIEPFREDDYFLDALQIQSVPSSPTLRQRIDMAAGKSGWESILLEESAKLLKTLEVTLRPIVLGQDSDHRFYVPLDIDVSPFDNSGTKKEGVSRTYKGLDGYAPIFAYLGQEGYAVHVQLREGSTHVQKGTAAFLRESIGYARQVTDLPLLVRMDAGNDSAENIAICQAEDSKADFIIKRNLRKESVDAWLITAQQHGTCEEPRPGKKVYQGSLLCPVKSVSQPVRMVFEVIERTTTADGQMLLVPEIEVSAYWTSLPDAPAVIIQLYREHAVMEQFHSEIKTDLDAERLPSGKFATNSLVLHFVVVAYNLLRVIGQESLKRGDSPLRKKVERRRIRTVIQNLMTLAAKMVRHARQTKLKLGRGNRWLPTFRRLYLTFS from the coding sequence ATGGCGTTGATTGGGTTGCTCCTTGAAAAGACTCGAATCGGCGAACGTCTCAATCAAACTCGGTTAGACGGCATGGGAACTCCAGAAATCTCGAACTGGGACATTGCACATGCGTATATTGGCTTGCTTTGCCAAGGCAAAACCGACTTCGACCATATCGAACCCTTCCGGGAGGATGATTACTTCCTGGATGCGCTGCAGATTCAGAGTGTACCCTCCAGCCCTACATTACGCCAACGCATTGACATGGCAGCAGGAAAATCCGGATGGGAGTCCATTCTCCTGGAAGAGTCGGCAAAGTTGCTGAAAACGTTGGAAGTGACACTTCGCCCCATCGTGCTTGGACAGGACTCCGATCATCGTTTCTACGTCCCTTTGGACATCGACGTCTCGCCGTTTGACAACTCGGGCACCAAGAAGGAAGGCGTCTCTCGTACATACAAGGGACTGGACGGGTACGCCCCCATCTTCGCTTATTTGGGTCAAGAGGGATACGCTGTCCATGTTCAGCTTCGGGAAGGCAGCACACATGTCCAAAAAGGAACCGCCGCCTTCCTGCGAGAGAGCATCGGATACGCTCGACAGGTAACTGACCTACCGCTGCTCGTACGCATGGATGCAGGGAATGACAGTGCCGAAAACATTGCAATCTGCCAGGCGGAGGACAGCAAGGCAGATTTCATCATCAAGCGAAACCTGCGGAAAGAGAGCGTTGACGCCTGGCTGATCACTGCACAGCAACATGGAACCTGCGAGGAGCCTCGTCCCGGAAAGAAGGTTTATCAGGGCTCGCTACTCTGCCCGGTCAAAAGTGTGTCTCAGCCAGTTCGCATGGTGTTTGAAGTCATTGAACGTACGACAACCGCCGACGGGCAAATGCTGCTCGTACCGGAGATTGAGGTTAGCGCCTACTGGACGTCACTACCGGACGCCCCGGCGGTCATCATTCAACTCTATCGGGAACACGCTGTCATGGAGCAGTTCCATAGCGAGATCAAGACAGACCTGGATGCGGAACGGCTGCCCTCCGGTAAGTTTGCGACGAATAGCCTGGTCCTGCACTTCGTCGTCGTAGCATATAACCTATTGCGGGTGATAGGCCAGGAAAGTCTCAAACGGGGTGATTCACCGCTGCGCAAAAAGGTAGAACGCCGCCGGATTCGCACGGTGATTCAAAACTTGATGACACTGGCCGCCAAGATGGTCCGGCATGCCCGGCAGACAAAGCTAAAACTGGGCCGTGGCAATCGGTGGCTTCCCACGTTTCGAAGATTGTATTTGACCTTCTCGTGA
- the pheA gene encoding prephenate dehydratase, which yields MKLFYLGPETTFSHEAAMRFCDVLGLADAQLVTEETIPQVVMAVANRQADGEDVLGCIPLENTAQGSVTAAWDVIGRVARQPAEPDPVREAALRLQILASLTLPIEQFLITHPQTDLANIREVLSHPQALGQCTGWLQKHLPHARQTAVSSTAHAAQLVATAKDPGLAAIGTRLAAQRYGLSASPEPIQDVSGNETRFALFGNARTTKIQAEGKRTTLALMLVNVPNKPGGLLHALKPFYDHGFDLSRIESRPIGHQLGTYIFFVDVQWPFPARHARGVEAWRKVQSVLESDGIEIIRLGLFPELECGRKS from the coding sequence ATGAAACTGTTCTATTTGGGCCCGGAAACGACGTTTTCCCATGAGGCTGCGATGCGGTTTTGTGATGTATTGGGGTTGGCAGACGCACAACTGGTCACCGAGGAGACCATTCCGCAGGTCGTCATGGCCGTCGCCAATCGGCAGGCGGATGGCGAGGATGTGCTAGGGTGCATTCCACTGGAAAACACGGCGCAGGGCTCGGTCACGGCGGCATGGGACGTCATTGGGCGGGTCGCGCGTCAGCCTGCGGAGCCTGACCCGGTTCGCGAAGCTGCCTTGCGCCTGCAAATCCTGGCGTCGCTCACGCTGCCCATTGAACAGTTTCTAATCACACATCCTCAAACGGATCTCGCGAACATTCGCGAGGTCCTCTCGCACCCGCAAGCCCTTGGCCAATGCACGGGCTGGCTGCAGAAGCACTTACCCCACGCCCGGCAGACGGCCGTCTCCAGCACCGCACACGCTGCACAATTGGTGGCAACCGCCAAAGACCCCGGCTTGGCTGCCATCGGCACGCGGCTGGCGGCACAGCGGTACGGCCTGTCGGCCAGTCCAGAACCCATCCAGGATGTGTCCGGGAACGAAACCCGTTTCGCACTGTTTGGCAACGCACGGACGACAAAGATTCAAGCGGAAGGCAAGCGAACAACGCTCGCGTTGATGTTGGTGAATGTACCGAATAAGCCCGGCGGCTTGCTTCATGCGTTGAAGCCGTTTTACGATCACGGCTTTGACCTCAGCCGCATCGAATCCCGGCCCATCGGGCATCAGCTCGGAACATATATCTTCTTCGTCGACGTTCAGTGGCCGTTTCCGGCGCGACATGCCCGCGGGGTGGAGGCGTGGCGAAAGGTTCAGTCGGTGCTCGAGTCGGACGGAATTGAAATCATCCGTCTGGGGTTGTTTCCAGAGCTCGAATGCGGGCGGAAGTCATAG